In Sphingobacteriales bacterium, the following proteins share a genomic window:
- a CDS encoding Nif3-like dinuclear metal center hexameric protein: MKVKEIIKILEDWAPLHYQEDYDNSGLQVGNPDMEVTGISICLEITDEILEDAIQSNYNLIISHHPLIFRGLKKINYLMPENNVLIKAIKHDICIYSCHTNLDNIRSGVNQKLAGMLELEDIEILRPFSGRLFKITVFCPDIRLSDGSYVPENVRNAMFEAGAGKIGEYDSCSFNVEGTGTFKPLETANPFIGKTGITEYQKEIRVETIVPIHQLNRVVDAMIDAHPYEEVAYDIYPLANEFPLAGSGIIGNLVKPMAITEFLALVKERFRLKMIRHNCFHEKIIKRVALCGGAGSFLIHDAVSKSADIFLTGDLKYHDFTSALGKIVLADIGHFESEQFSSELIYDYLKENISTFAALKIKQNFNPINYF; the protein is encoded by the coding sequence GGAGGTTACGGGTATTTCTATCTGTCTCGAAATAACGGATGAAATACTGGAAGATGCCATTCAAAGCAACTATAACCTGATAATCAGTCATCATCCGTTGATTTTCAGAGGATTAAAAAAGATAAACTATTTGATGCCTGAAAACAATGTTTTGATTAAGGCCATCAAACATGATATTTGTATTTACAGTTGCCATACGAACCTTGACAATATCAGGAGCGGAGTAAATCAGAAATTAGCCGGCATGCTTGAGCTTGAAGACATTGAAATACTTCGTCCCTTTAGCGGAAGACTTTTTAAAATTACTGTTTTTTGTCCCGATATCAGGCTTTCAGATGGAAGTTACGTCCCTGAAAATGTGAGAAATGCCATGTTTGAGGCCGGAGCAGGAAAAATCGGGGAATACGATAGTTGTTCATTCAATGTCGAAGGTACGGGTACTTTCAAACCGCTGGAAACGGCCAATCCGTTTATAGGAAAAACGGGAATAACTGAATATCAGAAGGAAATAAGAGTGGAAACCATTGTCCCGATTCATCAGTTGAACAGGGTAGTTGATGCCATGATCGATGCTCATCCCTATGAAGAGGTGGCTTATGATATTTATCCGCTTGCCAATGAATTTCCGCTTGCAGGTTCAGGAATCATAGGCAATCTCGTTAAGCCCATGGCAATAACTGAATTTCTGGCTTTGGTAAAAGAAAGATTTCGTCTGAAAATGATTCGTCACAATTGTTTTCATGAAAAGATAATCAAAAGGGTTGCCCTGTGTGGAGGAGCCGGTAGTTTTTTAATCCATGATGCCGTCTCAAAATCAGCAGATATTTTCCTGACAGGCGATCTGAAATATCATGACTTTACATCGGCCTTAGGTAAAATCGTTCTGGCAGATATAGGTCATTTTGAAAGTGAGCAATTTTCTTCAGAATTAATTTATGATTATTTGAAAGAAAATATTTCTACCTTTGCTGCCTTGAAAATAAAGCAAAATTTTAATCCAATAAATTATTTTTAA